A part of Nocardioides sp. WS12 genomic DNA contains:
- a CDS encoding succinate dehydrogenase cytochrome b subunit, translating to MATTTRPELVKGSRAARSTIALKLLMALSGLLFIGFVVGHMYGNLKAFAGEEAFNEYAHHLRELGEPMLPYEGFLWIVRVGLLAAIIVHIACAVALSIRAHHARPVKYVAKKNRGSSISSRTMRWGGVTLLLFIVWHLLNFTIVKINPSNGSTGDDNPYQLVVDTFDTPWMTVIYLLAMVALGLHLHHGTFSSLQTLGFTNTASSRARARAAGWIVAIVIAGGFTLVPLSVLVGIIEK from the coding sequence GTGGCAACGACGACGCGACCTGAATTGGTGAAGGGCTCCCGTGCAGCCCGGTCAACCATCGCCCTGAAACTCCTGATGGCCCTGAGCGGCCTGCTGTTCATTGGCTTCGTAGTGGGGCACATGTACGGCAACCTCAAGGCCTTCGCCGGCGAGGAGGCCTTCAACGAGTACGCGCACCATCTGCGCGAGCTCGGGGAGCCGATGCTCCCGTACGAGGGCTTCTTGTGGATCGTGCGCGTGGGCCTGCTGGCCGCGATCATCGTCCACATCGCCTGCGCAGTGGCGCTGTCGATCCGCGCGCACCACGCGCGACCGGTGAAGTACGTCGCGAAGAAGAACCGCGGCTCCTCGATCTCCTCGCGCACCATGCGCTGGGGCGGCGTGACGCTGCTGCTCTTCATCGTGTGGCACCTGCTCAACTTCACGATCGTGAAGATCAACCCGAGCAACGGCTCGACCGGTGACGACAACCCGTACCAGCTCGTGGTCGACACCTTCGACACTCCGTGGATGACGGTCATCTACCTGCTCGCGATGGTCGCGCTCGGTCTCCACCTCCACCACGGAACGTTCAGCTCGCTCCAGACGCTGGGGTTCACCAACACGGCAAGCTCCCGGGCACGCGCTCGGGCGGCCGGCTGGATCGTCGCGATCGTGATCGCTGGCGGGTTCACGCTGGTCCCCCTGTCCGTCCTCGTCGGCATCATCGAGAAGTAA
- a CDS encoding fumarate reductase/succinate dehydrogenase flavoprotein subunit, producing the protein MAGSTLHDGLTPLNDPSEQKSDDAHGYYTLGDKLVDPKSPTGPIKDRWTTRKFENRLVNPANRRKLDVIIVGTGLAGGAAAATLGEAGYNVKSFCYQDSPRRAHSIAAQGGINAAKNYKEDGDSTFRLFYDTVKGGDYRSRESNVYRLAEVSANIIDQCVAQGVPFARDYGGLLDNRSFGGVQVSRTFYARGQTGQQLLIGAYQAMERQVAAGTVESFTRHEMLELIVVDGKARGIIARDMVSGEIETHLADVVVLATGGYGNVFFLSTNAMGSNVTAAWRAHRKGAYMANPCYTQIHPTCIPVSGEHQSKLTLMSESLRNDGRIWVPKKAEDCEKDPRDIPEEDRDYYLERIYPSFGNLVPRDIASRQAKNMCDEGRGVGPKVGDFRRGVYLDLGDAIKRLGKDAIEEKYDNLLDMYERITGENPYEMPMRIYPAVHYVMGGLWVDYHLQSNIEGLFVSGEANFSDHGANRLGASALMQGLADGYFVLPNTIREYLADGPFDKIDESHEAVVEAKKQVEERISKFLSINGTRSADSYHKELGNIMWEYCGMERTEDGLRKAIDLIRELKADFWTNLKVLGSADTLNQSLERAGRVVDFIELGELMCIDALNRRESCGGHFRGESQTEDGEALRHDDEFAYVAAWEWGAENGPVLHKEDLIYTAIEMKQRSYK; encoded by the coding sequence ATGGCTGGAAGCACCCTCCACGACGGCCTGACGCCGCTCAACGACCCCTCCGAGCAGAAGTCCGACGACGCGCACGGTTACTACACGCTGGGCGACAAGCTCGTCGACCCGAAGTCTCCCACTGGCCCGATCAAGGACCGCTGGACCACCCGCAAGTTCGAGAACCGCCTGGTCAACCCGGCCAACCGCCGCAAGCTCGACGTGATCATCGTCGGCACCGGCCTGGCCGGCGGCGCTGCTGCTGCCACGCTCGGCGAGGCCGGCTACAACGTGAAGTCCTTCTGTTACCAGGACTCCCCGCGCCGGGCCCACTCGATCGCTGCCCAGGGCGGCATCAACGCGGCCAAGAACTACAAGGAGGACGGCGACTCGACGTTCCGTCTCTTCTACGACACGGTCAAGGGCGGTGACTACCGCTCGCGCGAGTCCAACGTCTACCGCCTCGCCGAGGTCTCGGCGAACATCATCGACCAGTGCGTCGCGCAGGGTGTCCCCTTCGCCCGTGACTACGGCGGCCTCCTCGACAACCGCTCGTTCGGTGGCGTCCAGGTCTCCCGTACGTTCTACGCCCGCGGCCAGACCGGCCAGCAGCTGCTGATCGGCGCCTACCAGGCCATGGAGCGTCAGGTCGCCGCCGGCACGGTGGAGTCCTTCACCCGCCACGAGATGCTCGAACTGATCGTCGTGGACGGCAAGGCGCGCGGCATCATCGCCCGCGACATGGTCTCCGGCGAGATCGAGACGCACCTCGCCGACGTCGTCGTCCTCGCCACCGGCGGCTACGGCAACGTCTTCTTCCTCTCCACCAACGCGATGGGGTCCAACGTCACCGCCGCGTGGCGCGCGCACCGCAAGGGCGCCTACATGGCCAACCCCTGCTACACGCAGATCCACCCGACCTGCATCCCGGTCTCCGGTGAGCACCAGTCGAAGCTGACCCTGATGTCCGAGTCGCTCCGCAACGACGGCCGGATCTGGGTTCCCAAGAAGGCGGAGGACTGCGAGAAGGACCCGCGGGACATCCCCGAGGAGGACCGCGACTACTACCTGGAGCGGATCTACCCGTCCTTCGGAAACCTGGTCCCCCGCGACATCGCCTCCCGCCAGGCCAAGAACATGTGCGACGAGGGTCGCGGCGTCGGCCCGAAGGTCGGCGACTTCCGTCGCGGTGTCTACCTCGACCTCGGTGACGCGATCAAGCGCCTCGGCAAGGATGCGATCGAGGAGAAGTACGACAACCTCCTCGACATGTACGAGCGCATCACCGGCGAGAACCCCTACGAGATGCCCATGCGGATCTACCCCGCCGTGCACTACGTCATGGGCGGCCTGTGGGTGGACTACCACCTGCAGTCCAACATCGAGGGCCTGTTCGTCTCGGGTGAGGCCAACTTCTCCGACCACGGCGCGAACCGCCTCGGCGCCTCGGCGCTGATGCAGGGCCTGGCCGACGGTTACTTCGTCCTGCCGAACACCATCCGCGAGTACCTCGCCGACGGCCCGTTCGACAAGATCGACGAGTCCCACGAGGCCGTCGTCGAGGCGAAGAAGCAGGTCGAGGAGCGGATCTCGAAGTTCCTCTCCATCAACGGAACCCGCAGTGCCGACAGCTACCACAAGGAACTCGGCAACATCATGTGGGAGTACTGCGGCATGGAGCGGACCGAGGACGGTCTGCGCAAGGCGATCGACCTGATCCGCGAACTCAAGGCCGACTTCTGGACCAACCTGAAGGTGCTCGGCTCGGCCGACACCCTCAACCAGAGCCTCGAGCGGGCCGGTCGCGTCGTCGACTTCATCGAACTCGGTGAGCTGATGTGCATCGACGCCCTCAACCGGCGCGAGTCCTGCGGCGGCCACTTCCGTGGCGAGTCGCAGACCGAGGACGGCGAGGCGCTGCGTCACGACGACGAGTTCGCGTACGTCGCCGCGTGGGAGTGGGGTGCCGAGAACGGCCCCGTCCTCCACAAGGAAGACCTGATCTACACCGCCATCGAGATGAAGCAGAGGTCCTACAAGTGA
- a CDS encoding succinate dehydrogenase/fumarate reductase iron-sulfur subunit encodes MNLTLKIWRQSGPDDKGGIHTYQLSGISPDMSFLEMLDVLNEQLNAKGEEPIAFDSDCREGICGMCSLMINGEAHGPEVTTTCQLHMRSFSDGDTITIEPWRAEPFPVIKDLVVDRGAFDRIIQAGGFISANTGSAPEANSVPAPRDKAMRAFNVATCIGCGGCVAACPNGSASLFLGAKITHLGELPQGQPERWTRVVDMVGQHDHEGFGGCTNIGECAAACPKEIPLDVISQLNKDLRTALKMGL; translated from the coding sequence ATGAACCTCACCCTCAAGATCTGGCGCCAGAGCGGTCCGGACGACAAGGGCGGCATCCACACCTACCAGCTCTCCGGCATCTCGCCGGACATGAGCTTCCTCGAGATGCTCGACGTCCTCAACGAGCAGCTGAACGCGAAGGGCGAAGAGCCCATCGCGTTCGACTCCGACTGTCGCGAGGGCATCTGCGGCATGTGTTCGCTGATGATCAACGGCGAGGCGCACGGCCCGGAGGTCACCACGACCTGCCAGCTGCACATGCGGTCCTTCTCCGACGGCGACACGATCACCATCGAGCCGTGGCGTGCCGAGCCGTTCCCGGTCATCAAGGACCTCGTGGTCGATCGCGGTGCCTTCGACCGGATCATCCAGGCCGGTGGCTTCATCTCCGCCAACACCGGTTCGGCCCCCGAGGCCAACTCGGTGCCGGCTCCGCGCGACAAGGCCATGCGTGCCTTCAACGTGGCCACCTGCATCGGCTGCGGCGGCTGCGTCGCGGCGTGCCCCAACGGTTCGGCCTCGCTGTTCCTCGGCGCGAAGATCACCCACCTGGGCGAGCTTCCGCAGGGCCAGCCCGAGCGCTGGACCCGCGTGGTGGACATGGTCGGCCAGCACGACCACGAGGGCTTCGGTGGTTGCACCAACATCGGCGAATGCGCTGCTGCGTGCCCGAAGGAGATCCCGCTCGACGTGATCTCGCAGCTCAACAAGGACCTGCGCACCGCGCTCAAGATGGGTCTCTGA
- a CDS encoding adenylate/guanylate cyclase domain-containing protein, which produces MGVKPIRAWMHERHAQMPMARWMLEFDEREVEQDFVAYDDKAGVEQGRFAIGIGLVFTFFYSLIDLVVIEGDLLGAAIIRFGIVLPVFVLSAFLLRLPLVQRQFQLFSVVLLAVVLLSLGTAFAQVTDISTEYVRASCTVTLLGGIGLLRLRMHAATACAALYAAICVGLPGLGSSPDALASHLAPVVGLSGIALLIAYALEKLRRTDYLRQREVELEQARSDELLHNVLPAAIATRLRTERGAIAESAANVSVLFSDIVGFTTVSESLSAEELVSLLDTMFSEFDRLCDGRGIEKIKTVGDAYMAVAGLPTPDLDHAASMAELAMDMQRASTRLAAGWPSPIAMRIGISSGPVVAGVIGQRKFTYDLWGDTVNTASRMESHGRPHRIQVSATTHALLESRYTFSAPQVVDIKGKGPMTTYYLLGALG; this is translated from the coding sequence GTGGGGGTCAAGCCGATCAGGGCATGGATGCACGAGCGCCACGCGCAGATGCCGATGGCGCGGTGGATGCTCGAGTTCGACGAGCGTGAGGTCGAGCAGGACTTCGTCGCGTACGACGACAAGGCCGGCGTCGAGCAAGGGCGCTTCGCCATCGGGATCGGCCTCGTCTTCACCTTCTTCTACAGCCTGATCGACCTCGTCGTCATCGAGGGCGACCTGCTCGGCGCAGCAATCATCCGGTTCGGCATCGTGCTCCCGGTCTTCGTGCTGAGCGCGTTCCTGCTTCGACTTCCGTTGGTGCAAAGGCAGTTCCAGCTGTTCAGCGTCGTCCTTCTCGCGGTGGTGCTGCTCTCCCTGGGCACCGCTTTCGCCCAGGTCACGGACATCTCGACCGAGTACGTCCGGGCGTCCTGCACGGTGACCCTCCTCGGCGGCATCGGGCTCCTCCGGCTGCGGATGCATGCCGCCACTGCCTGCGCCGCGCTGTACGCCGCCATCTGCGTGGGGTTGCCAGGCCTCGGAAGCAGCCCCGACGCCCTGGCCAGCCACCTGGCCCCTGTCGTCGGGCTGAGCGGCATTGCCTTGCTGATCGCCTACGCGCTGGAGAAGCTGCGCCGCACCGACTACCTGCGGCAACGCGAGGTGGAACTCGAACAGGCCCGTTCCGACGAACTGCTGCACAACGTCCTGCCCGCAGCGATTGCCACCCGGCTGCGCACCGAGCGGGGCGCGATCGCCGAGTCGGCCGCCAATGTCAGCGTTCTTTTCTCCGACATCGTCGGCTTCACGACCGTCTCCGAGAGCCTGTCCGCCGAGGAGCTCGTGTCGCTGCTGGACACGATGTTCAGCGAGTTCGACCGTCTCTGCGACGGGCGCGGCATCGAGAAGATCAAGACCGTCGGCGACGCCTACATGGCCGTGGCCGGACTGCCGACGCCCGATCTGGACCATGCCGCGTCGATGGCAGAACTCGCGATGGACATGCAGCGTGCCTCGACCCGACTGGCGGCGGGCTGGCCGAGCCCGATCGCGATGCGGATCGGCATCTCGTCGGGACCGGTCGTCGCGGGCGTCATCGGCCAGCGCAAGTTCACCTACGACCTGTGGGGCGACACCGTGAACACGGCCAGCCGGATGGAGTCACACGGCCGTCCGCACCGGATCCAGGTCTCGGCGACCACCCATGCCCTGCTGGAGAGCCGCTACACCTTCAGTGCCCCGCAGGTGGTCGACATCAAGGGCAAGGGCCCGATGACGACCTACTACCTACTCGGCGCCCTGGGCTGA
- a CDS encoding YhjD/YihY/BrkB family envelope integrity protein, translated as MKLADRVKARIAQVRARSPFVDHAVRMQEHFSEVKGGQQAGGVTYFGFLSVFPVLALAFFTVGYVARAFPDAQDALLDAIDEVLPGLVGTGANEIPLEDIQSAAGAVGLIGLAGVLYAGLGWLSSLQTALIVLFEMPERLQPSFVIGKLRDLLTLVVLGAVLLLSVAVSGVLTRMSEQVLDLVNLGGGLGWLVTVLALAVGLATSALLFFLIFRLLARPPVPASALWSGAWLGAIGFEALKQLSGLLLVSTRGQPAFQAFGIALILLVWINYFSRVILYAAAWAHTSPVARDERDARRAALLPVAVATVTRPEQDAAAGPGWAPPLAVGGVLGLLLGARLGRRRRH; from the coding sequence ATGAAACTCGCTGACCGCGTGAAGGCCCGGATTGCGCAGGTGCGCGCGCGATCGCCGTTCGTCGACCATGCGGTCCGGATGCAGGAGCACTTCTCCGAGGTCAAGGGCGGCCAGCAGGCTGGCGGCGTCACGTACTTCGGCTTCCTCTCGGTCTTCCCGGTGCTGGCCCTCGCCTTCTTCACGGTGGGGTACGTCGCCCGCGCGTTCCCTGACGCCCAGGACGCGCTGCTCGACGCCATCGACGAGGTGCTGCCCGGCCTCGTCGGCACCGGTGCGAACGAGATCCCACTCGAAGACATCCAGAGCGCTGCCGGAGCCGTCGGGCTGATCGGCCTCGCCGGTGTCCTGTACGCCGGGCTGGGCTGGCTCTCCTCGCTCCAGACGGCGCTGATCGTGCTCTTCGAGATGCCCGAGCGGCTGCAGCCGAGCTTCGTCATCGGCAAACTGCGCGACCTGCTCACCCTGGTCGTGCTGGGGGCCGTGCTGCTGCTCAGCGTCGCCGTGTCCGGCGTCCTGACGCGGATGTCGGAGCAGGTGCTCGACCTGGTCAACCTCGGCGGCGGGCTCGGCTGGCTGGTGACCGTGCTCGCCCTGGCCGTGGGGCTGGCGACCTCGGCCCTGCTCTTCTTCCTCATCTTCCGCCTGCTCGCCCGCCCCCCGGTGCCGGCCAGCGCCCTGTGGTCGGGCGCCTGGCTCGGGGCGATCGGCTTCGAGGCCCTCAAGCAACTCTCCGGCCTGCTGCTGGTGAGCACCCGCGGCCAGCCGGCGTTCCAGGCGTTCGGGATCGCGTTGATTCTGCTGGTCTGGATCAACTACTTCTCACGGGTGATCCTCTACGCCGCGGCCTGGGCCCACACCAGTCCGGTGGCACGGGACGAACGGGACGCCCGCCGTGCCGCGCTGCTGCCCGTCGCGGTGGCGACGGTGACGCGGCCGGAGCAGGACGCCGCGGCAGGACCCGGCTGGGCGCCCCCGCTGGCGGTCGGTGGTGTGTTGGGCCTGCTCCTGGGTGCCCGGCTCGGCCGGCGCCGGCGGCACTGA
- a CDS encoding 2'-5' RNA ligase family protein, whose translation MPVIGVAVAVPEPWASELYDYRLEIGDPTAEGVPSHITLIPPIEVDGDLAEIEEHLAAAGASMDAFTVHLRGTGTFRPVSPVVFVGLVEGISQCELLADAVRKGPLAIDLGFPYHPHVTVAHHLDDPVLDQAFDDLAGFDCRFGVRDFHLYVHDQEEGWKAARTFPLR comes from the coding sequence ATGCCGGTCATCGGCGTGGCCGTCGCGGTGCCGGAGCCCTGGGCGTCCGAGCTCTACGACTACCGCCTCGAGATCGGCGATCCGACCGCAGAGGGCGTGCCGAGCCACATCACACTGATCCCGCCGATCGAGGTCGACGGTGACCTGGCCGAGATCGAGGAACACCTCGCTGCCGCCGGGGCCAGCATGGACGCGTTCACGGTCCACCTGCGCGGCACCGGCACGTTCCGGCCGGTCTCGCCCGTCGTGTTCGTCGGCCTCGTCGAGGGCATCTCGCAGTGTGAGTTGCTGGCGGACGCCGTACGCAAGGGGCCGCTGGCGATCGACCTGGGCTTTCCGTACCACCCGCACGTCACCGTGGCCCACCATCTTGATGACCCGGTCCTGGACCAGGCCTTCGACGACCTGGCGGGTTTCGATTGTCGTTTCGGGGTACGGGACTTCCATCTCTACGTCCACGACCAGGAGGAGGGCTGGAAGGCCGCCCGTACCTTCCCCCTGCGATGA